A genomic window from Pseudocitrobacter corydidari includes:
- a CDS encoding DUF2264 domain-containing protein, giving the protein MAKQRILAVMEKSNSLSSREEVVTALTSMLSALDKQFPAGAAQFSLGDTCAHYSVEIAEMEGLSRALWGLFPLLAGGAEVPFSDKYFTAIKLGTDPQSPAYWGETGPYDQRLVEMAAYGLGLALLQGSFTDHFSAAELNNLHRWLDQITDSQMPDSNWNYFAIMVQLGFKRAGLPYDRRAVDKRFAMMEAYYLGDGWYSDGPGRPKDYYISMAFHFYGLIYATLNGRDDPQRAATIRERATLFARDFIYLSAADGASVPFGRSLTYRFAMVAFWSGMAFAGLEVFSPGVVKGIILRHLRWWLEKPIFDRDGILTLGFAYPNLAMCEDYNSPGSPYWALKVFLIMALPAEHPFWQAQELPLPALEDVHVIAPAQQVLQHSEHSQHVVMLTSGQLELNNYVNTDAKYTKFAYSSRFGFTIERGRYGIKHAASDSMLLLAENDNHWRGRRECEYVEMQENAIVSRWSPWQDVHVTTWLIPAGEWHVRVHRLDTARHLQSAEGGFAVMKADAQQGEGRCQITARNGVSVIADLSPTLTRQGDAVVTPPNSSVMFAECASIPLLTADLKPGEHWLCCAVAASGDATKKYQQPPRLVIEENTLRVIGESDKQYAALSF; this is encoded by the coding sequence ATGGCTAAGCAGAGGATTCTGGCGGTGATGGAAAAATCAAATTCATTGTCTTCACGTGAAGAGGTGGTGACCGCGCTCACAAGCATGTTGAGCGCGCTGGATAAACAGTTTCCCGCCGGTGCGGCGCAATTCTCGTTGGGCGATACCTGCGCGCATTACAGTGTGGAGATTGCCGAAATGGAAGGGCTGTCACGCGCACTGTGGGGCCTTTTCCCGCTGCTGGCGGGTGGGGCAGAGGTGCCCTTCAGCGACAAATACTTCACCGCCATTAAGCTTGGCACCGATCCGCAAAGCCCGGCGTACTGGGGCGAAACGGGCCCGTACGATCAGCGACTGGTCGAAATGGCGGCCTATGGCCTTGGGCTGGCGCTGTTACAGGGCAGCTTTACCGATCATTTCAGCGCCGCTGAACTGAATAATCTGCACCGCTGGCTGGATCAAATCACCGATTCACAAATGCCGGACAGCAACTGGAACTACTTTGCCATTATGGTGCAGCTGGGCTTTAAGCGCGCCGGATTGCCTTACGATCGTCGGGCTGTCGATAAACGCTTCGCTATGATGGAAGCCTACTATCTGGGTGATGGCTGGTATTCCGACGGCCCGGGGCGGCCCAAAGATTATTACATCTCAATGGCTTTTCATTTTTATGGCTTGATCTACGCGACCCTGAACGGCCGCGACGATCCGCAGCGCGCGGCGACCATCCGCGAACGCGCCACGCTGTTTGCCCGCGACTTTATCTATCTCTCTGCCGCCGATGGTGCTTCCGTGCCGTTTGGCCGCAGCCTGACCTATCGTTTTGCCATGGTCGCCTTCTGGAGCGGCATGGCATTCGCCGGGCTGGAGGTCTTCTCGCCGGGCGTGGTGAAAGGCATCATTCTGCGTCATCTGCGCTGGTGGCTGGAAAAACCAATTTTCGATCGCGACGGGATCCTGACCCTTGGTTTTGCCTATCCGAATCTGGCGATGTGTGAAGACTACAACTCGCCGGGATCGCCTTACTGGGCGTTGAAGGTCTTTTTGATTATGGCGCTGCCGGCGGAGCATCCGTTCTGGCAGGCGCAAGAACTGCCGCTGCCCGCGCTGGAAGATGTTCACGTCATTGCGCCTGCGCAGCAGGTTTTGCAGCACAGCGAACATTCACAGCACGTCGTGATGCTCACCTCCGGCCAGCTGGAGCTGAACAACTATGTGAATACCGACGCCAAGTACACCAAATTTGCCTACTCCAGCCGTTTCGGTTTCACCATTGAACGCGGACGTTACGGCATCAAACATGCGGCCAGTGACTCCATGCTGCTGCTTGCCGAGAACGATAACCACTGGCGCGGGCGTCGGGAATGTGAATACGTTGAGATGCAGGAAAATGCGATCGTTTCACGCTGGTCGCCCTGGCAAGACGTGCACGTCACCACCTGGCTTATTCCGGCAGGCGAGTGGCACGTGCGCGTGCATCGTCTGGATACCGCGCGCCATTTGCAAAGTGCCGAGGGCGGTTTCGCGGTGATGAAGGCCGATGCGCAGCAGGGTGAAGGCCGGTGTCAGATTACCGCGCGCAACGGTGTCAGCGTGATCGCCGATCTCTCGCCAACGCTTACCCGCCAGGGAGACGCGGTTGTGACACCGCCCAACAGCAGCGTGATGTTCGCCGAATGTGCGTCGATTCCGTTACTCACCGCCGACCTGAAGCCGGGTGAACACTGGCTCTGCTGCGCGGTGGCTGCCAGCGGCGACGCCACGAAAAAATATCAACAGCCGCCACGGCTGGTTATTGAAGAAAATACGCTCAGAGTTATTGGTGAATCAGACAAACAATATGCTGCTCTGAGTTTTTAA
- a CDS encoding oligosaccharide MFS transporter translates to MEKLSSQNRLEYYKISTFIFLYFFTWSASIGLFAIWLGQKANLSGTVIGTVFAVNGIFAVILKPIYGYILDKIGMSKCLLYFVVGVSALMAPFFIYVYQPLLLSHTMLGIIVGAIYLSFAWYAGVAACESYADRYSRLNGMEFGQIRMWGSLGWAVASSFSGLLFNLSPAYNFIMGSVASIIMLVVLISLKVNTNSVYASEVLTKEKIAPADVYALLRSGKFWAFCMYVAGVAWMMFIAEQQFSRYFVTFFEDVHQGNALFGYLGTVQSGIEFVMYMFIPLVVNYIGAKRGLLIVGAVVGARLIISGLCDSHLLISVLKPLYGLEICLLLVSVFKYIAEHFDKRVNATMYLLGYQAMLYVGNVVVSSPAGILYDRIGFEKTYILMGSIALLFTVISAFTLSACRTQRNRPAALNVAENNAAK, encoded by the coding sequence ATGGAAAAGTTATCGTCTCAAAACAGGCTTGAATATTACAAAATAAGTACCTTTATTTTCCTCTACTTTTTTACCTGGTCCGCCAGTATTGGTTTATTTGCTATCTGGTTAGGGCAAAAAGCTAATTTAAGCGGAACAGTGATTGGTACTGTTTTTGCGGTAAATGGCATCTTTGCCGTTATTCTAAAACCGATTTACGGTTATATTCTCGATAAAATAGGCATGAGTAAATGCCTGCTCTATTTTGTCGTTGGGGTATCGGCCCTGATGGCGCCATTTTTTATTTATGTCTATCAGCCGCTGCTGCTGTCGCACACCATGCTGGGAATTATCGTCGGTGCGATTTACCTGAGCTTTGCCTGGTATGCGGGCGTGGCGGCCTGCGAATCGTATGCAGACCGTTACAGCCGCCTGAACGGCATGGAATTCGGCCAGATCCGTATGTGGGGGTCGCTTGGCTGGGCGGTGGCATCCTCTTTCTCCGGCCTGCTGTTTAACCTCTCGCCCGCGTATAACTTTATTATGGGCAGCGTGGCGTCGATTATCATGCTGGTGGTGCTTATCAGCCTGAAAGTGAACACTAACTCCGTTTATGCAAGCGAAGTGCTAACGAAGGAGAAAATCGCCCCGGCAGATGTCTACGCGCTGCTGCGTAGCGGTAAATTCTGGGCCTTCTGTATGTATGTCGCGGGCGTCGCGTGGATGATGTTTATCGCCGAGCAGCAGTTCTCGCGCTATTTCGTCACCTTCTTCGAAGATGTTCATCAGGGCAATGCGCTGTTTGGCTATCTCGGTACCGTGCAGTCCGGCATTGAATTCGTGATGTATATGTTTATTCCGCTGGTGGTGAATTATATCGGTGCCAAACGCGGGCTGTTAATCGTCGGGGCCGTGGTTGGCGCACGCCTGATTATTTCTGGACTGTGTGACTCGCATCTGCTTATTTCCGTACTGAAGCCGCTGTATGGTCTGGAAATCTGTTTGCTGCTGGTGTCGGTGTTTAAATATATCGCCGAACATTTCGATAAACGCGTCAATGCGACCATGTATCTGCTGGGCTACCAGGCGATGTTATATGTCGGCAACGTGGTGGTCTCCTCGCCTGCGGGCATTCTTTATGACCGTATTGGTTTTGAAAAAACGTACATCCTGATGGGCTCAATCGCCCTGCTGTTTACTGTTATCTCGGCATTTACCTTATCCGCCTGTCGTACCCAACGTAATCGCCCCGCGGCGCTGAATGTGGCAGAAAACAATGCGGCTAAATAA
- a CDS encoding glycoside hydrolase family 88 protein, protein MHNSVIEETLPEFPGAPVNMDAFNDEMGAARQHVLTLIRRHMAEFGEKFPAETCEKGFYPLTENVEWTTSFWTGQLWLAWEMSGDEAFRALAEKHVRSFGLRIAGRHDTNTHDLGFLYTLSCVAAWRLTENRDARGFSLLAAEALLERFHRKAEIIQAWGDLNDPTQAGRMIIDCTMNLPLLYWASEQTGDPRFAEAAKAHVRQSAKYLVRDDASTYHTWYMDVQTGAPLFGNTQQGYADDSCWSRGQAWGIYGFMLSYLYTGDKQLISLSKKLANYFLNRLPEDAVCHWDLALQGTDALRDSSSAAIAVCGLLELVKSLPLTDPDRARYQQWAMGMMSSLTKHYLTGLDEPGNGLLKHSVYHLAGNKGVDECSSWGDYFYVEALMRMTQSWKLYW, encoded by the coding sequence ATGCACAATTCCGTCATTGAGGAAACATTACCTGAATTTCCGGGCGCGCCGGTGAATATGGACGCGTTTAACGATGAGATGGGCGCTGCGCGACAGCACGTTCTGACACTGATTCGCCGCCATATGGCTGAATTTGGTGAGAAATTTCCGGCGGAAACCTGTGAAAAAGGGTTTTATCCGCTAACGGAAAACGTCGAGTGGACCACCAGTTTCTGGACCGGCCAACTGTGGCTCGCCTGGGAGATGAGCGGCGATGAGGCTTTCCGCGCATTGGCGGAAAAACATGTGCGATCGTTTGGCCTGCGCATTGCCGGGCGACACGATACCAACACGCACGATCTCGGTTTCCTGTACACGCTCTCCTGCGTAGCCGCCTGGCGTCTGACGGAAAATCGCGATGCGCGTGGTTTCTCCCTGCTGGCCGCCGAAGCGCTGCTCGAGCGGTTCCATCGTAAAGCGGAGATCATCCAGGCATGGGGCGATCTTAACGATCCCACGCAGGCCGGGCGCATGATCATCGACTGCACCATGAATCTGCCGCTGCTGTACTGGGCCAGTGAACAAACCGGCGACCCGCGTTTTGCCGAGGCGGCAAAAGCGCATGTGCGCCAGTCGGCGAAGTATCTGGTGCGCGACGACGCATCGACCTACCACACCTGGTATATGGATGTGCAGACCGGCGCACCGCTCTTTGGCAATACGCAGCAGGGCTATGCGGATGACTCCTGCTGGTCGCGCGGGCAGGCGTGGGGGATCTACGGTTTTATGCTGAGTTACCTCTACACCGGCGACAAGCAACTGATTAGCCTGTCGAAAAAGCTGGCGAACTACTTTCTTAATCGTCTGCCGGAGGATGCGGTATGTCACTGGGATCTGGCATTGCAGGGCACCGACGCGTTACGTGATTCCTCTTCGGCGGCGATTGCGGTTTGTGGTCTGCTGGAGCTGGTGAAATCTCTGCCGCTCACCGATCCGGATCGCGCGCGTTATCAGCAATGGGCGATGGGGATGATGTCGTCGCTGACGAAGCATTATCTGACAGGGTTAGATGAGCCGGGTAATGGCCTGCTGAAACACTCGGTCTACCATTTAGCCGGGAATAAAGGCGTGGATGAGTGCAGTAGCTGGGGGGATTATTTCTACGTTGAAGCGCTGATGCGCATGACGCAGAGCTGGAAATTGTACTGGTAA
- a CDS encoding putative quinol monooxygenase — MLTVIAEIRTRPGQHHRQAVLDQFAKIIPTVLQEEGCHGYAPMVDHAAGVSFQTTSPDSIVMIEQWESIAHLEAHLQTPHMKAYSEAVKNDVLDMSIRILEAGV, encoded by the coding sequence ATGTTGACAGTTATTGCAGAGATTCGTACTCGTCCGGGCCAACACCACCGTCAGGCGGTTCTGGATCAGTTTGCGAAAATCATCCCGACCGTTTTGCAGGAAGAAGGCTGCCACGGCTACGCGCCAATGGTTGACCATGCTGCGGGCGTGAGCTTCCAGACCACGTCTCCAGACTCTATCGTGATGATTGAGCAGTGGGAAAGCATCGCGCATCTTGAAGCGCATCTGCAAACGCCGCACATGAAAGCCTACAGCGAAGCGGTGAAAAACGACGTGCTGGATATGTCTATTCGTATCCTGGAAGCGGGCGTTTAA
- a CDS encoding NAD(P)H-dependent oxidoreductase, whose product MSNILIINGGKKFGHSNGQLNDTMTEVAESFLRDAGHDVKVVRADSDYDVKAEVQNFLWADSVIWQMPGWWMGAPWTVKKYIDDVFTEGHGALYASDGRTRSDASKKYGSGGLIQGKTYMLSLTWNAPMEAFTDKEQFFHGVGVDGVYLPFHKANQFLGMEALPTFIANDVIKMPDVPRYIAEYREHLGKIFA is encoded by the coding sequence ATGAGCAACATCTTGATTATTAACGGCGGCAAAAAATTTGGTCACTCTAACGGCCAGCTGAACGACACCATGACCGAGGTCGCGGAAAGCTTCCTGCGCGACGCCGGGCATGATGTTAAAGTTGTGCGCGCCGACAGCGATTACGACGTGAAAGCCGAAGTACAAAACTTCCTGTGGGCCGATTCCGTTATCTGGCAAATGCCGGGCTGGTGGATGGGCGCACCGTGGACCGTGAAAAAATATATCGATGACGTGTTCACCGAAGGTCACGGCGCACTGTATGCCAGCGATGGTCGTACCCGTTCCGACGCCAGCAAGAAATATGGCTCCGGCGGTCTGATTCAGGGCAAAACTTACATGCTTTCTCTGACCTGGAACGCGCCGATGGAAGCGTTCACCGATAAAGAACAGTTCTTCCACGGCGTGGGCGTAGACGGTGTTTATCTGCCGTTCCACAAAGCCAACCAGTTCCTTGGTATGGAAGCGCTGCCGACCTTTATCGCCAACGACGTCATCAAAATGCCTGACGTTCCGCGTTATATTGCAGAATACCGCGAGCATCTTGGTAAAATTTTTGCTTAA
- the qseC gene encoding quorum sensing histidine kinase QseC has translation MKLFPRLSLRVRLTLLFMLLSAAAWLCASLVAWHQTTNKLDKLFDTQQMLFAKRISAMDFTDVRSSRQFIRAPKKVKHGHLDEDVLAFAVYAIDGRMVMHDGENGPFIPYSYRREGFDDGNLINDDDRWRFLWLTTADKKYRIVVGQEWEYREEMALDIITSQLTPWLVALPVMFLLLILLLSSELRPLKKLTLTLRRRSPEDDTPLNTKGVPNEVRPLVDALNHLFHQTHEMMNRERRFTSDAAHELRSPLTALKVQTEVAQLSQDDADAREKALSQLHEGIDRATRLVEQLLTLSRLDSLDNLADVQTVQLEELLQSAVMDIYHSAQRAGIEVRLHLNDISIARTAQPLLLSLLVRNLLDNAVRYSPSGSVIDVTLEQGGFTVRDNGPGVSPEALARMGERFYRPPGQEQTGSGLGLSIVRRIASLHGMTVNFGNISEGGFEAQVRW, from the coding sequence GTGAAACTGTTTCCCCGCCTCAGCCTGCGCGTTCGCCTGACGCTGCTGTTTATGCTGCTTTCCGCCGCCGCATGGCTCTGCGCCAGCCTGGTGGCCTGGCATCAAACCACCAATAAGCTGGATAAGCTCTTTGATACCCAGCAAATGCTGTTCGCCAAGCGCATCAGCGCGATGGATTTTACCGACGTTCGCAGCTCGCGGCAGTTTATCCGCGCGCCGAAAAAGGTTAAACACGGGCATCTTGATGAAGATGTGCTGGCTTTCGCGGTGTACGCGATCGACGGCAGAATGGTAATGCACGATGGCGAAAACGGCCCGTTCATTCCTTACAGCTATCGCCGGGAAGGGTTTGACGACGGCAACTTGATCAATGATGACGATCGCTGGCGTTTTCTGTGGCTGACCACCGCCGATAAAAAATATCGCATCGTGGTCGGCCAGGAATGGGAATATCGTGAAGAGATGGCGCTGGACATCATCACGTCGCAGCTTACGCCGTGGCTGGTGGCGCTGCCGGTGATGTTTTTACTCTTGATCCTGCTGCTCAGCAGCGAACTGCGGCCGCTGAAAAAACTGACGCTCACCCTACGCCGCCGCTCGCCGGAAGACGATACGCCACTCAACACCAAAGGCGTACCCAACGAGGTGCGCCCGCTGGTTGACGCCCTCAATCACCTCTTCCATCAAACCCATGAAATGATGAACCGCGAGCGGCGCTTTACCTCCGACGCCGCCCATGAACTGCGTAGCCCGTTAACCGCGCTGAAAGTACAGACCGAAGTGGCGCAGCTCTCACAAGATGATGCCGACGCGCGCGAGAAAGCCTTGTCACAGTTGCATGAAGGGATCGACCGTGCCACCCGCCTGGTGGAGCAGTTGCTCACCCTCTCCCGCCTCGATTCGCTGGATAATCTGGCAGACGTACAGACGGTCCAGTTGGAAGAGTTGCTGCAATCTGCGGTGATGGATATTTATCACAGCGCCCAGCGCGCGGGCATTGAAGTTCGCTTACACCTCAACGACATCAGCATCGCCCGCACCGCGCAGCCGCTGCTGCTCAGCCTGCTGGTGCGTAATTTGCTGGATAACGCCGTACGCTACAGTCCATCAGGCAGCGTTATCGATGTGACCCTGGAGCAAGGCGGCTTTACCGTGCGCGATAACGGACCAGGCGTGTCGCCGGAAGCGCTGGCGCGAATGGGCGAGCGTTTTTATCGCCCACCAGGGCAAGAGCAAACGGGCAGCGGGCTGGGGTTGTCGATTGTTCGGCGCATTGCGTCTCTGCACGGTATGACGGTGAATTTCGGTAACATTTCTGAAGGCGGGTTCGAAGCGCAGGTGCGTTGGTAA
- the qseB gene encoding quorum sensing response regulator transcription factor QseB, with product MRILLVEDDKLIGDGLKTGLGKMGFTVDWFTRGEEGKVALDSAPYDAVILDLTLPGIDGLDILRGWREKSHHEPVLILTARDALNQRVEGLRLGADDYLCKPFALIEVAARLEALIRRAHGQPSNELRHGAVTLDPGKLTATLNGEPLPLKPKEFALLELLLRNSGRVLPRKLIEEKLYSWDDDVTSNAVEVHVHHLRRKLGSEFIRTVHGIGYTLGAQ from the coding sequence ATGCGAATTTTACTGGTAGAAGATGACAAACTGATCGGCGACGGGCTGAAAACCGGCCTTGGCAAAATGGGCTTTACGGTCGACTGGTTTACCCGCGGTGAAGAAGGCAAAGTGGCCCTCGACAGCGCGCCGTATGACGCCGTCATCCTCGACCTCACCCTGCCCGGCATCGATGGGCTGGATATTCTGCGTGGCTGGCGAGAAAAATCGCATCATGAACCGGTATTGATCCTCACCGCGCGCGACGCGCTCAACCAGCGCGTTGAAGGGCTTCGCCTGGGCGCGGACGACTATTTATGCAAGCCCTTTGCGCTGATTGAAGTCGCCGCCAGGCTGGAGGCGTTAATCCGTCGCGCGCACGGGCAGCCCAGCAATGAACTGCGCCACGGCGCGGTGACGCTCGACCCCGGTAAACTCACCGCCACGCTCAACGGCGAACCGCTTCCTCTTAAACCGAAAGAATTTGCTCTGCTGGAGTTGCTGCTGCGCAACAGCGGGCGCGTTCTGCCGCGCAAGCTTATTGAAGAAAAGCTCTACAGCTGGGATGACGACGTCACCAGCAACGCCGTGGAAGTGCACGTGCATCATCTGCGCCGCAAACTGGGCAGCGAGTTTATCCGCACCGTACACGGCATCGGTTATACGCTGGGGGCGCAGTGA
- a CDS encoding YgiW/YdeI family stress tolerance OB fold protein, with amino-acid sequence MKKLAAMAAVLALMATPVLANTQGGFSGPNSTSTQSGGFVGPDGTVTTVANAKTLRDDTWVTLKGTIVERISDDLYTFKDETGTINVDIDDKRWNGLTVTPQDKVEIRGEVDKDWNSVEIDVKQIQKLKP; translated from the coding sequence ATGAAGAAACTTGCTGCAATGGCCGCCGTCCTGGCGCTGATGGCTACCCCGGTTCTGGCGAACACTCAGGGCGGTTTTTCTGGCCCAAATTCAACGTCAACACAAAGCGGCGGCTTCGTCGGCCCGGATGGTACTGTAACCACCGTTGCTAATGCGAAAACCCTGCGTGATGATACCTGGGTTACGCTAAAAGGGACTATCGTTGAGCGTATCTCTGACGATCTCTATACCTTTAAAGATGAGACCGGCACCATCAACGTGGATATCGACGACAAACGCTGGAACGGCCTGACCGTGACCCCGCAGGATAAAGTGGAAATTCGCGGTGAAGTGGATAAAGACTGGAACTCGGTTGAGATCGACGTCAAACAGATCCAGAAACTGAAACCGTAA